The following proteins are co-located in the Labrys monachus genome:
- a CDS encoding amino acid ABC transporter ATP-binding protein, which translates to MTAPNTDEPLVRCENIWKTRGHNLVLKGVDLKADKGEVVCLLGPSGAGKSTLLRCINAIELADRGLVHVDGVPIGCTLRNGTYVRLTESQLSRQRADIGMVFQNFNLFPHMSVLSNIIDAPMRIRGETRAAATERAHELLHKVGLSEKAGSYPRHLSGGQQQRIAIARALAMQPKLMLFDEPTSALDPHLTDEVLDVIKGLAATGMTMIIVTHEIQFARDVADTAAVMSDGVIIEMGPARDVLSRPTDPRTRTFLARSLPDHQQQAV; encoded by the coding sequence ATGACCGCACCGAACACCGACGAGCCGCTCGTCCGATGCGAAAACATCTGGAAGACGCGCGGACACAACCTCGTCCTCAAGGGCGTCGATCTGAAGGCCGACAAAGGCGAGGTGGTCTGCCTCCTCGGGCCGTCCGGCGCCGGCAAGAGCACGCTGCTCCGCTGCATCAACGCCATCGAGCTGGCGGATCGCGGGCTGGTGCATGTCGACGGGGTGCCGATCGGCTGCACGCTGCGCAACGGCACCTATGTGCGCCTGACTGAAAGCCAGCTCAGCCGCCAGCGCGCGGACATCGGCATGGTGTTCCAGAACTTCAACCTGTTCCCGCATATGTCGGTACTGAGCAACATCATCGACGCGCCCATGCGCATCCGGGGAGAAACACGCGCGGCGGCGACGGAGCGGGCGCACGAACTCCTGCACAAGGTCGGCCTTTCGGAGAAGGCGGGCTCCTATCCGCGTCATCTGTCGGGCGGCCAGCAGCAGCGCATCGCCATCGCCCGCGCGCTCGCCATGCAGCCGAAGCTCATGCTGTTCGACGAGCCGACCTCGGCGCTCGATCCCCACCTGACGGACGAAGTGCTCGATGTCATCAAGGGCCTCGCCGCGACCGGCATGACGATGATCATCGTCACCCACGAAATCCAGTTCGCCCGAGACGTCGCCGACACCGCCGCGGTGATGAGCGACGGGGTGATCATCGAAATGGGCCCGGCCAGGGACGTGCTCTCGCGGCCGACGGACCCGCGCACCCGAACCTTCCTGGCCCGTTCCCTCCCGGACCATCAGCAGCAGGCGGTATAG
- a CDS encoding amino acid ABC transporter permease: MSARLAMDTKGPSAAMSKAPEIVDPPRFGRWIGVVLVGGVMAWIVFQVLTNPGFQWDVVGRYLLNAGVLKGVAMTLQLTVIVMIVGLLIGIVVAVMRMSGDPLLIFCAHAFVWFFRGTPVLVQLVFWYNLAALFPAIEIGIPFGGPKFFEIPATVAISSFTAALLGLGLNEGAYMAEIIRAGLLSVDNGQTEASKALGHKPWQTFWIVVLPQAMKAIVPPTGNQVVGMLKYTSIASVVALYELMHSVELIYSRTFETVPLLIVAALWYLFLVSILSVIQYFIEKYYSKGWHRQDDRGV; the protein is encoded by the coding sequence ATGAGCGCACGCCTCGCGATGGACACCAAGGGACCTTCGGCGGCCATGTCGAAGGCGCCCGAGATCGTCGATCCACCCCGCTTCGGACGCTGGATAGGTGTCGTCCTCGTGGGCGGGGTGATGGCCTGGATCGTCTTTCAGGTTCTGACCAACCCGGGCTTTCAGTGGGATGTCGTCGGTCGATACCTCCTGAATGCCGGCGTCCTGAAAGGCGTGGCGATGACGCTGCAGCTCACCGTGATCGTCATGATCGTCGGGCTGCTCATCGGCATCGTCGTCGCGGTGATGCGCATGTCGGGCGATCCGCTGCTCATTTTCTGCGCCCACGCCTTCGTCTGGTTCTTCCGCGGTACGCCCGTGCTGGTCCAGCTGGTGTTCTGGTACAATCTGGCAGCCCTCTTCCCCGCCATCGAAATCGGCATTCCGTTCGGGGGGCCGAAATTCTTCGAGATTCCGGCCACCGTCGCCATTTCGTCCTTCACCGCCGCGCTGCTCGGCCTCGGCCTGAACGAGGGAGCCTATATGGCGGAGATCATCCGCGCGGGCCTGCTGTCGGTCGACAACGGACAGACCGAAGCTTCCAAGGCGCTCGGCCACAAGCCCTGGCAGACCTTCTGGATCGTCGTGCTGCCGCAGGCGATGAAGGCGATCGTGCCGCCGACGGGCAACCAGGTGGTCGGGATGCTCAAATACACCTCGATCGCCAGCGTGGTTGCCCTCTACGAGCTGATGCACTCGGTCGAACTCATCTATTCCAGGACCTTCGAGACCGTGCCGCTGCTGATCGTCGCGGCCCTGTGGTATCTCTTCCTGGTGAGCATCCTGTCGGTCATCCAGTATTTCATCGAGAAATATTACTCGAAGGGCTGGCATCGGCAGGACGATCGGGGCGTGTGA
- a CDS encoding ABC transporter substrate-binding protein → MKRMTAMRARLTGLALLGLAAIGLAGHASAQGVVDAARAALPEATRQSGTLKVATSLQWAPFDYASESGEPVGIDISLMQLLAAKLGLKAEFEDLKFPAIIPGVQAGRFDVGVNQFDVNDERRKIVGQLPYFNSGYGLLVRKGVTGIDVNNLCGKTLALTQGSAQIAIAEKLSAACVAASKPEIETTFYPDSADTYLAVANGRGDGFLTARAVGVYISKGNPKLELAPGALSGMNSISGIIVGKSNEGLYKALLLAMKSAIADGSYAAVLDKFGVADGALTLEQIEK, encoded by the coding sequence ATGAAGCGAATGACAGCAATGCGTGCCCGTCTGACCGGGCTGGCCCTTCTCGGACTTGCCGCGATCGGCCTCGCCGGCCATGCCAGCGCACAAGGCGTCGTGGACGCGGCCCGGGCTGCCCTGCCCGAGGCGACGCGCCAGTCCGGCACGCTCAAGGTGGCCACGTCCCTGCAGTGGGCGCCGTTCGACTATGCGTCGGAGAGCGGCGAGCCGGTCGGCATCGACATCAGCCTCATGCAGCTGCTCGCCGCCAAGCTGGGCCTCAAGGCCGAGTTCGAGGACCTCAAATTCCCCGCCATCATTCCGGGCGTGCAGGCGGGCCGCTTCGACGTGGGCGTCAACCAGTTCGACGTCAACGACGAACGCAGGAAGATCGTCGGCCAGCTGCCTTACTTCAACTCGGGCTACGGGCTGCTCGTGCGCAAGGGCGTGACGGGCATCGACGTGAACAATCTGTGCGGCAAGACACTGGCCCTGACCCAGGGCAGCGCGCAGATCGCCATTGCCGAGAAGCTGTCGGCCGCCTGCGTCGCGGCGAGCAAGCCCGAGATCGAGACGACCTTCTACCCCGACAGCGCGGACACCTATCTCGCCGTCGCCAATGGTCGCGGCGACGGCTTCCTGACGGCACGCGCCGTCGGCGTCTATATCTCCAAGGGCAACCCGAAGCTCGAGCTTGCGCCCGGCGCGCTCTCCGGCATGAACTCGATCTCGGGCATCATCGTCGGCAAGTCCAATGAAGGGCTTTACAAGGCTCTCCTGCTGGCGATGAAAAGCGCCATTGCCGACGGCTCCTACGCCGCCGTCCTCGACAAGTTCGGCGTGGCCGACGGCGCTCTGACCCTCGAGCAGATCGAAAAGTAA
- a CDS encoding LLM class flavin-dependent oxidoreductase, producing MHLVAYLKTGPTARYDGGWRHPEATLDDFLGAERYQQIARTLEAAKFDGCFFADLLGLQDIHRGSYEAVLRGGGQVSYLDPMVVLPIMAAATRRLGLGATLSTTFHNPYHLARWLGSLDVLSGGRAAWNIVTSATDLEAQNVGMDAIPPKDERYDRAEEVIEACCALWDGWDDDAFVLDKRNGVFADPSRVRYANYEGRWVRTRGPLSIPRSPQGRPVLMQAGASDRGRDLAAKWAEVIFMVQRTKADLQAFYADIKGRMGARGRAPGDCAILAASTFVIGETESIARERADYLRSLVDPDIRQARYSGHLGVDLTRLKDGEDIGGLQANQGIHGSRMVLEQAMRDSGATLPEAAARQGDGDEIVGTPGSIADRLQDLFESGACDGFIVAPTYFPGMFEQFCRAVVPELQRRGLFRKEYSGTTLRHHLSS from the coding sequence ATGCATTTGGTGGCATACCTCAAGACCGGCCCAACGGCGCGGTATGATGGCGGATGGCGTCATCCGGAGGCGACGCTCGACGATTTCCTCGGGGCCGAGCGCTACCAGCAAATAGCGCGTACGCTTGAAGCGGCGAAATTCGACGGCTGCTTCTTCGCCGATCTGCTGGGGTTGCAGGATATCCATCGGGGCAGCTATGAGGCCGTGCTCCGCGGGGGTGGACAGGTCAGCTATCTCGATCCCATGGTCGTGCTTCCCATCATGGCCGCCGCGACCCGTCGGCTCGGTCTCGGAGCGACACTGTCGACCACCTTCCACAATCCCTATCATCTGGCCCGTTGGCTCGGATCGCTCGATGTGCTGAGTGGCGGCCGTGCCGCCTGGAACATCGTCACCTCCGCCACGGATCTCGAAGCGCAGAATGTCGGCATGGACGCGATTCCACCCAAGGATGAGCGATATGATCGCGCCGAGGAGGTGATCGAGGCCTGTTGCGCCCTCTGGGATGGCTGGGACGACGACGCTTTCGTCCTCGACAAGCGGAATGGCGTCTTCGCGGATCCCTCAAGGGTGCGCTACGCCAATTACGAGGGGCGCTGGGTAAGGACGCGCGGCCCGCTGTCCATCCCGCGCAGCCCGCAGGGGCGCCCTGTCCTGATGCAGGCGGGGGCATCCGATCGCGGCCGCGACCTCGCCGCGAAATGGGCCGAAGTCATCTTCATGGTGCAGCGGACCAAGGCCGACCTTCAGGCCTTCTATGCCGACATCAAGGGGCGGATGGGCGCGCGGGGGCGGGCGCCCGGGGATTGCGCCATTCTTGCCGCCTCGACCTTCGTCATCGGCGAGACCGAATCGATCGCACGCGAGCGCGCCGACTATCTGAGGAGCCTCGTCGATCCCGACATCCGGCAGGCGCGTTATTCCGGCCATCTCGGCGTGGATCTCACCAGGCTGAAGGACGGCGAGGACATCGGCGGCCTGCAGGCAAATCAAGGGATTCATGGCTCCCGGATGGTGTTGGAGCAGGCGATGCGGGACAGTGGCGCGACCTTGCCGGAGGCGGCGGCGCGGCAGGGAGACGGCGATGAGATCGTCGGCACGCCCGGCTCCATCGCGGATCGCCTCCAGGACCTCTTCGAATCCGGGGCCTGCGACGGGTTCATCGTCGCCCCCACCTATTTTCCCGGCATGTTCGAGCAATTCTGCCGCGCGGTGGTACCTGAGCTGCAGCGGCGCGGGCTGTTTCGGAAGGAGTATTCCGGCACGACGCTCCGACATCATCTCTCGTCCTGA
- a CDS encoding MarR family winged helix-turn-helix transcriptional regulator, giving the protein MIEASAMPNTSDTYDVTQQVGHMLRKVYQRHLAIFNERASPTALTSVQFVTLCILRDLGDCSQAELVRATAVDQATIRGVVNRLKARGLLELKKDAGDGRKVMMALTDEGRILLDAMYPKARAISEETLIHLNPAERIALSFLLSKMMGDAPSSQD; this is encoded by the coding sequence ATGATCGAAGCGTCCGCCATGCCCAATACGTCCGACACCTATGATGTCACGCAGCAGGTCGGGCACATGCTGCGCAAGGTCTATCAGCGCCATCTCGCCATCTTCAACGAACGGGCTTCGCCGACCGCTCTGACCTCCGTCCAGTTCGTGACGCTCTGCATCCTCAGGGATCTCGGGGATTGCTCCCAGGCGGAGCTGGTCCGAGCGACCGCGGTGGACCAGGCGACGATCCGGGGCGTCGTCAACCGATTGAAGGCGCGTGGACTGCTCGAGCTGAAGAAGGATGCCGGCGATGGCCGCAAGGTGATGATGGCGCTGACCGATGAAGGGCGCATCCTATTGGATGCCATGTATCCCAAGGCGCGCGCCATCAGCGAGGAGACGCTCATCCACCTCAATCCCGCCGAACGGATCGCGCTGAGCTTTCTGCTGAGCAAGATGATGGGCGACGCGCCGTCTTCGCAGGACTGA